In Longimicrobium sp., the following are encoded in one genomic region:
- a CDS encoding endonuclease/exonuclease/phosphatase family protein, whose amino-acid sequence MRLATFNVENLFSRPAAMNLESWAEGRPVLDDVAALAALLAKTTYDDNNKAQITEILDRYGFGDRDRRNRPFTIQQVREKLFTVPPGSDRVRVVANGRADWVGWIDLVREDLPGDQIVNTGRVITAVEPDVLCIVEVEDRIALDRFNRQVLGNEFGNAFKFDLLIDGNDPRGIDIGLLSHHRITSICSHIHDVDAEGRIFNRDAPEYEIELTDDQRLWVIGNHFKSKGYGDQAANDARRRRQAEQVRSIYLQRRERFDFVAIVGDLNDVPTSEPLEPLVTGTDLRDVSLHPDYDDQGRPGTFDTGRPEQKIDYILLSPALWERVQGAGIERRGIYAPRTFPHFPEVTSDRNSASDHAALWVDLDLGV is encoded by the coding sequence ATGCGCCTCGCGACCTTCAATGTCGAGAACCTGTTCAGCCGCCCCGCGGCGATGAACCTCGAGAGTTGGGCGGAGGGCCGGCCGGTCCTTGACGACGTCGCCGCCCTCGCTGCACTCCTCGCCAAGACCACCTACGACGACAACAACAAGGCGCAGATTACCGAGATCCTTGATCGCTACGGGTTCGGAGACCGCGACCGCCGGAACAGACCGTTCACCATCCAACAGGTCCGTGAAAAGCTCTTCACGGTGCCGCCAGGCAGTGACCGCGTGAGGGTCGTAGCGAATGGCCGGGCCGACTGGGTCGGATGGATCGACCTGGTCCGGGAGGACCTCCCGGGTGATCAGATTGTGAACACCGGCCGCGTCATCACTGCGGTAGAACCGGACGTCCTCTGCATTGTCGAGGTCGAGGATCGAATCGCGCTTGACCGATTCAATCGTCAGGTGCTGGGGAACGAGTTCGGCAATGCGTTCAAGTTCGACCTCCTGATCGATGGCAACGACCCACGCGGCATCGACATCGGGCTCCTTTCGCACCACAGGATTACCTCCATCTGCAGTCACATCCACGATGTCGACGCAGAGGGGCGCATCTTCAATCGGGACGCTCCCGAGTACGAGATCGAGCTCACTGACGACCAGCGGCTGTGGGTAATCGGGAACCACTTCAAGTCCAAGGGCTACGGCGACCAGGCCGCGAACGATGCCCGGCGCCGCCGGCAGGCGGAGCAGGTCAGGTCGATCTATCTTCAGCGGCGTGAGCGCTTCGATTTCGTGGCGATCGTCGGAGACCTCAACGATGTCCCGACAAGCGAACCGCTTGAGCCCCTTGTTACGGGCACAGATCTCCGCGACGTATCGCTGCATCCCGATTACGACGACCAGGGGCGGCCAGGCACGTTCGACACGGGGCGCCCGGAGCAGAAAATCGACTACATCCTGCTCTCTCCCGCCCTTTGGGAGCGGGTCCAAGGCGCGGGAATCGAGCGGCGCGGAATCTATGCGCCGCGCACCTTTCCGCACTTCCCTGAAGTCACATCCGACCGGAACTCCGCATCGGATCACGCCGCCCTCTGGGTAGATCTGGATCTGGGGGTGTAG